A genomic region of Pontibaca methylaminivorans contains the following coding sequences:
- a CDS encoding UbiH/UbiF family hydroxylase: MDEVDILISGGGIAGLAAAAGFGSAGFRVLCVDPAAPVTERDAAGSDLRTTAFLQPARALLDRCGLWDRLAPHAMPLEVMRIIDAGGARPQARVSRAFDSDELSDLPFGWNLPNWLLRRECLARLDDLPGVTFRPGIGTTHLFTRSESARVTLSDGSRIRARLVIAADGRDSPMRQAAGIGVHTIRYGQKALAFAVNHPVAHDSVSTEIHRSGGPFTLVPLPDYQGAPSSAVIWMERGPRARDLFDMEVAQFEAAMTERSCEILGPLRLASRRTIWPIISQKAARMTAERVALMAEAAHVVPPIGAQGLNMSLADLRALLDLAESAPADLGSASMLDAYHRARIRDIRLRVHGIDLLNRASMAGARPLRDARALGLDALYGLPPLRRALMRMGLGAR, translated from the coding sequence ATGGACGAGGTCGATATCCTGATTTCCGGCGGCGGCATCGCCGGGCTCGCGGCCGCGGCCGGTTTCGGCAGCGCGGGGTTCCGCGTGCTCTGCGTCGATCCTGCCGCGCCGGTCACCGAGCGCGACGCGGCCGGGTCCGATCTGCGGACCACCGCCTTTCTGCAGCCGGCGCGCGCGCTGCTCGACCGCTGCGGGCTCTGGGACCGTCTTGCGCCCCATGCCATGCCGCTCGAGGTGATGCGCATCATCGACGCCGGCGGCGCCCGGCCCCAAGCGCGGGTCTCGCGCGCTTTTGATTCGGACGAGCTTTCGGACCTGCCCTTCGGCTGGAACCTTCCGAACTGGCTGCTGCGGCGGGAATGCCTGGCCCGGCTCGACGATCTGCCCGGCGTCACCTTCCGCCCCGGCATCGGCACCACGCACCTGTTCACCCGCAGCGAAAGCGCCCGCGTCACGCTGAGCGACGGCAGCCGAATCCGCGCGCGCCTCGTGATCGCCGCGGACGGGCGCGATTCGCCCATGCGGCAAGCGGCCGGCATCGGCGTGCACACGATCCGCTACGGGCAGAAGGCGCTGGCCTTCGCGGTCAATCATCCGGTTGCCCATGACAGCGTCTCGACCGAGATCCACCGCAGCGGCGGCCCGTTCACGCTCGTGCCGCTGCCGGATTACCAGGGCGCACCGTCCTCGGCGGTCATCTGGATGGAACGCGGCCCGCGCGCGCGCGACCTGTTCGACATGGAGGTCGCGCAGTTCGAAGCGGCGATGACCGAGCGCTCCTGCGAGATCCTCGGCCCGCTGCGGCTGGCATCGCGGCGCACCATCTGGCCGATCATCAGCCAGAAGGCGGCGCGCATGACCGCAGAGCGCGTTGCGCTGATGGCCGAGGCCGCGCATGTGGTGCCACCGATCGGCGCGCAGGGGCTGAACATGTCGCTTGCGGATCTGCGCGCCCTGCTGGATCTGGCCGAATCCGCTCCCGCCGACCTGGGCAGCGCCTCGATGCTCGACGCCTATCACCGCGCGCGGATTCGCGACATCCGCCTGCGGGTGCACGGGATCGACCTGCTGAACCGCGCCTCGATGGCAGGGGCGCGGCCGCTGCGCGACGCGCGGGCGCTCGGGCTTGATGCGCTTTATGGCCTGCCGCCGCTGCGCCGGGCGCTGATGCGGATGGGGCTCGGCGCGCGCTGA
- a CDS encoding aminotransferase class V-fold PLP-dependent enzyme — protein sequence MALLDTVDPEGLEEFSVVFTDRSLNHMSKTFQKVMNDIQDILKDVYKADAVAVVPGGGTYAMEAVARQFMRDASTLVVRNGWFSYRWTQIFETGVKTRESHVLKARQTGNDRPAPFAPAPIEQVTKEIREIRPDVVIAAHVETAAGVILPADYITAMAEAAHEVGALMVLDCIASGAVWVDMKATGVDVLISAPQKGWSASPSAGLVMLSERGLKRLEETESDSFSLDLKKWRQIMVAYETGGHAYHTTMPTDPLRAFRDTMLETRDYGFDKLEQAQWDLGNGVRALLRERGITSVAAEGFGAPGVVVSYTNDPDVKSGSKFLAEGMQIAAGVPLACDEPADFSTFRIGLFGLDKLYDVDGTIERLKKVLDKVL from the coding sequence ATGGCACTGCTTGATACTGTCGATCCCGAGGGCCTTGAGGAATTCTCGGTCGTCTTTACCGACCGCTCGCTCAACCATATGTCGAAGACCTTCCAGAAGGTGATGAACGACATTCAGGACATCCTGAAGGATGTCTACAAGGCTGATGCCGTTGCCGTGGTGCCGGGTGGCGGGACATATGCGATGGAAGCGGTCGCGCGCCAGTTCATGCGCGACGCAAGCACGCTCGTGGTGCGCAACGGCTGGTTCTCCTACCGCTGGACCCAGATTTTCGAAACCGGGGTCAAGACCCGCGAAAGCCACGTGCTGAAGGCACGCCAGACCGGCAATGACCGTCCGGCCCCCTTTGCGCCGGCCCCGATCGAGCAGGTGACGAAGGAAATCCGCGAGATTCGTCCCGACGTGGTGATCGCCGCCCATGTCGAGACCGCCGCGGGTGTGATCCTGCCTGCCGATTACATCACCGCCATGGCCGAGGCGGCCCATGAGGTCGGGGCGCTGATGGTGCTCGACTGTATCGCCAGCGGCGCGGTCTGGGTGGACATGAAGGCCACCGGCGTCGATGTGCTGATCTCGGCGCCGCAAAAGGGATGGAGCGCCTCGCCCTCGGCCGGACTCGTGATGCTGTCCGAGCGCGGGCTCAAGCGGCTCGAAGAAACCGAATCCGACAGCTTTTCGCTCGACCTCAAGAAATGGCGCCAGATCATGGTGGCCTATGAAACCGGCGGTCATGCCTATCACACGACCATGCCGACCGATCCGCTGCGTGCCTTCCGCGATACCATGCTCGAAACCCGCGACTACGGTTTCGACAAGCTGGAACAGGCGCAGTGGGATCTTGGCAACGGCGTGCGGGCGCTGCTGCGCGAACGCGGCATCACCTCGGTCGCGGCCGAAGGTTTCGGTGCGCCGGGCGTGGTCGTCAGCTATACCAACGACCCCGACGTCAAGAGCGGCTCGAAATTCCTGGCCGAAGGCATGCAGATCGCGGCCGGCGTGCCGCTCGCCTGTGACGAGCCGGCGGATTTCAGCACCTTCCGCATCGGCCTGTTCGGCCTCGACAAGCTTTACGATGTCGACGGCACCATCGAGCGGCTGAAGAAGGTGCTCGACAAGGTTCTCTGA
- a CDS encoding Lrp/AsnC family transcriptional regulator, with protein MIDLDDIDRQLLRALVRDATLSAGALGRRCGLSQPAAWRRLRRLRDSGAINGRQLVLDRAALGFGVTVFLGIKLDRKSHVSLEDFERAVSAIPEVQLVEHVLGRFDYRLRIVARDLADFERLLRRRIMTLPGAGEVEANVLLSEERLPGPL; from the coding sequence ATGATCGACCTCGACGATATCGACCGCCAGTTGCTGCGCGCGCTGGTCCGCGATGCGACGCTGAGCGCCGGTGCGCTCGGGCGGCGCTGCGGGCTGTCGCAACCGGCCGCCTGGCGGCGTCTGCGCCGGCTGCGCGACAGCGGCGCGATCAACGGGCGCCAGCTCGTGCTCGACCGGGCGGCGCTCGGCTTTGGCGTGACCGTGTTCCTTGGCATCAAGCTCGACCGCAAGAGCCACGTGAGCCTCGAGGATTTCGAGCGCGCGGTCAGCGCCATCCCCGAGGTGCAACTGGTCGAACATGTGCTCGGGCGTTTCGATTACCGGCTGCGCATCGTTGCGCGCGACCTGGCGGATTTCGAACGCCTGCTGCGCCGCCGGATCATGACCCTGCCCGGCGCCGGCGAGGTCGAGGCGAACGTGCTGCTGAGCGAGGAGCGGCTGCCCGGCCCGCTTTGA